AAAcccatatgtgtgtgtcaggtgtccacatacttttgccaatatagtgtatttagtaatttagtaatgtagtaatattatttaaataatatgtatGCTTCTTTCATCACTGCTTCCAAAACATCTGGGACCAGTTCCAGTGGAACATAATTACGTCTAAACTAAATTAGATCCACCTGCCAGGGCAGTGTGGCTAAATAAGCCAAATGGAGGTGAAAGAGCACAATCTGGCAACATATGCAACTAAATAAGTGGCTCTAAACTCAAAGTGCTCCTGTTTAGTGCTGAGAATACTAATGAACTTCAGTGAGGTCAAAatcattttgatattttttttttaaatacaatttttccACCTAGTAAAAATCTGTCCACTTGGACTCGGCCATTTTGGCAGTTATTTTCAGTCACGCATAACCCGAGCCTTATCAACTTGAATGCAGAGAGAACCATAAAACAGAAACTGATCTGCaaaattatgatttaaaaatcaccatttaattctgacaaaaactgtgtaaataatgtgagtttttttgtctaaaaaacatgaaaaaactgCAGTAATTGTGTAGATTAATATAATCAATATActaattaacaacaacaaatatcTCAAAAGTTGTTAAATAattgatatataaaataactaaattaaaaataacatgaattaaCTCTAAATGTAAGCCCTATTTTTAACCCTCACATTTAGTTGTAATTGCGTTTATTCCTTTAATGTTTTATAGAAACTCTGATAATGTACATGCAAGGCTAATCATTATTTCACaattggaaataaataaataaatttatttaaaaaatcacagaaaaaaaaatgtgtgttatttaGGATCGAGAGACAGATATTATTGTTACTgtcagaacaacaacaacaaaaaaggcaATAAAATACATCTGAAAATATTTACTTGTACACCAGTCTCTCAAAATCCACCAATCAGGGAATCACAGCACAAGAAGCAACCGCATTTAACTGGGTTTCTTTAAAATTAGGAAAagttgttcattcattcattcaagacAAAACATCACAAGGATTCAACTGAAGCTTCGAATTTCTTTTGTGCCGCCTTTAAATTACATGCAACATGCTTTTGGAAGatctttatcaaaaaaaaaaagcaattggAAATTCAAAATCAGACAGATTTTTCTGAACATTATAAAAACTCACCTTTCTTCCCTCATGATGAAGTCGTGTCCACAGAGCACAGATGAAAAATCAGGGTATAAATGTTAAACGAGTGAAAAGAAGTGAATTCCAGCAGCATCCTTATGCATGTTTCATCCTTTGCAGCCACCTGCAGGATGATGGTATGAGCTCTATATGCCCCTCCTAACAGTACTGAGCACTCAGGGAGGGTGGGTGCACTGGTCAGGCTCCGAGCTCTTCAGCTCCtcaagctttttttcttttttttggcatattttcagcatttttcaaTTCTCTCTGAGATTGCACGGACACATGCAAGCATGCAATGCACAAATTCATTTCGCTCAGATGACATAAATACAATGCATGCAATGCACAAATGGATTTAGTTTGgattagataaataaatcagaaagtGCATTTGCTGGTTTGTTAGGTTGCTGCAGTTGAACCCTGATTGATTTGGTTCCTTCTGCTGCTTTGTGGAAAGAGGCGTTTTGTGGTTACAGTAGTCTCTGTATGTGAAGGTCAGCTCTGATAATGAAAGGAGACAAGAAAGCAGCCAGTGAAGGGATTCGTGATTTATGAAATGGCATGACCACAGGTATAAAATACTCTCAAACTCGCTTGGCTTGGTATCCATGGCACCCTTGTGCTTTCTAATTTCCAGGTAAAGGCTTTATTTGATGAAACTCACCAGAACCCTGAAAGCTCAAAGCTCCTGTCTGTCCACATGGCAGTATAAAGCCGACAAAGTTAATAAATGTTGAAGTTTTTCTTCAGGGCTACATGTCCTGGATAAATATCACCAGCTTTGCCCAATCCACTAAACTTTCAGAGACACTCAGAGACACTCAGAGACTCGAGGCATGCTCAGAATTTTAATATTCCTTTGGAAGTTGCTTTGGATGTCAACCAACAAAAGAAAGACGTGGCCAAGTGAGAGGCTGTGTGCTTGCAAGAGATTTTTGTCTGCCACAACATGCTTAAAAAACCTTCACATGTATACACTTCAGCAAACTCCTCAATAAAACAACTCATCTGCTAATGTATGCTAATGTATTCCGAGGAGGTCTGCTTGTTTGTATATTCAGAACAGAGGACAGGAAAATGGCTGTGTGTTAGGAAATTGCTCAGACTAATTGTCACTTCAGTTGTCTGGAAGCTGGAACTCGAAGATAAGTCGCACTCATAACCTCACGCATTTTGTCTATGAATTAATTCACTCCGTCAAGGGCATTAAAGCGTGAAATTCTCGCGCAGGTATGAAAAGTTCGGGACTTGCTTGTGTACAGACTTGAGCAATAAAGCCTCAGAGGAGCATGCTGTGGGGATATTTGACTAAAGACATTATAGTGGACTGAGTCGGAGGTTTAGTAACATGGCCTGTCCaattattgataaataaaaattcatctTCTACAATAAACCAATGACTACATTCCTCtaattaatagtttaatataaGACCAGTTATAACTCAAACATTACACTCCAAAATTGAATCAAATCCAAAATTAATCGAGCAATCCTTTTTTATAGTACCCAACTCCTGAAGTTCTATAAGACACAACCTTTTTTTATACTTATGtccaattttaataaatatatatccaCAGATCTACAGTACATCTATCCtgaatttaattcatttcagcaatttttttaaactaaacctTCAAGAGACCACCAGTGGTTTGAGACTTTTATTCCTCACTggcataaaaaaattaataataaaagtgtttcTCAAAGTGAGGTCTGTGAGGCATAGCCAAGAGATCGCAATGACTGatgttttcattaaaactcACATTACCGTACTTATCAATATAGTCCTTTTgctctttattaaaaaatacagtacaatttGTCATTACTGTAAGCAGACATTGCAGTAAGAATGCTGTAAAtactaaaatattgttttatccAGAAATTCCAGATCTTTCCTCTGTTTGGTTTTCTGGCTATATTTAAACGTCATTGACAGAGtcatgaaaaggaagaaaacgtGAAATGTGATATACAGTAGGAATCCCACGTTAGTGCAGAAACTAAGCGAATGTCTAAAGACTCTCCACAGAAGATTTAACAGATAACAAAAAGCACACATCGTCCGGTGTGCAAAGGGGACTGCcatgacaaaaacacatcttttttgTGGTGAAACAGTGTTTTTATGTGACAAATCACTGAAAATGGCGAGCAAGTTTTTAAGAACTCTACTGCTGTAGACAATAAAGTACAGACATTTGAATCACTTCTGAATAAACTGAAGAAAACTACATTTAGACCCCATCATCCTGTGATTATAACCTGGTTTTGAATCTGGTACTTTGTCTGATTTTTAAGATAACAAACACTTTTCTAAAATTGCTGtttccaaaacattttataaaattctcATGCACATGTAGCTGCATGCCACTGCTTTCACTTTGGTTCCAGGAATTAGCCCATCAATATATCCACAGTTCATGCCAGGGGCAGGACCAGGAAGGGTTTAACCCCCTGATGTTTTATGTCAAGCCCCTGAACTTTTGGCGATTATTCAGATTTTTAACTCTATGGCTTCACATGAGACGTTGCAGAACAGAGCAGATGCACTGTGCACATTCAGGTGGTAAGAAATGCTCTCGAAATGCGCTCGTCTTATAGGAATGCTGGGCTGTTTTTACCTGTTTACATTCTAATTTGCAAAGTTCAAAAGTACATCATTTCTGTTCAGCTGCGTACATTCATTGTAATTAACCATGATTAGCCATTGTGAAATGTGATGCATTGAAATGACTGTattgaaataattttatataaaaggCACGAGGAAACTCCACCTTCatgttgaactttttttttttttttttttttttaaagtagtagTTGCTTATTCCACTCGTATATTCAGGTGTAAAAGTACTAATGCAAATaactgattgaaaaaaaaaccaggaaaTTGTGACACTCTTTTgggaccccatttgtaaatcgggtgaagccatttatttatttatttaatcaacatttagataaaatataaataaatatacaatacaatcCTAAATTAACTGTAGGTTATCCAtgccatataaatatataaaactttcCTGACTTTGTAagcatatgtatttatttgtctttctattcttttttgttgttcGTTTTAGACAGATGAAGCAGGAAGGTTGATGACCATTAGGCAAGACAGCAGCTTTCGCCAGACTTCTTCAGATAATATGTTGGCAATTGTAGCGTTTCAGCTtcattaaaggaaataaaatgattaatgtaCCTTTACTGTTGTAAAATCAATCTTACAGAACCCTAGGGAGCATACGGAAGAGAGACACCTAATAAATTCACTTGATGAATTCACTGTTGTTCTTAGACATCAGCTAACCCTGATATCCACGGCTCAGTGTTTGCCATGATTAAACCAGGAAGAAAccaatgtgaaaatattttagggGATTTTAGAGATTTCTGAGGGCTAAGCCTCTCATACCTTAAAAAAACACCCCTGGCTTATGCACATATAACCTCTAAAACTCGGTTAAACAGAAAGTGATTTGGACTTGATTTGATCAGGTTGAACTGGCATCTCCCCATAGACTTGCATTGACTTACCTTTTCCAATATGGCGGTCGCGTTGACGTGTCGTAGCAGTCAGCAACACTGTCCAATATGGCGGCAAAACGCCTCCTCTTCGGCGACGTGACGTGGCGTCATAAACCCGGAAGTAAACAATGTAAAGAATGTAGAGAGCTAGCTAACAGGCCTGATATtctgttaaatatatttctgtgaaaataaGGAACCTGACGGGGCTCCTGCTGATTTAGACAAAGTTAGTAactatattatttatgttattacattaaaatatgcattacattaaaatatatgcaCGGGTCACGGCTCATGCTTTATTGCTGTTTAACTTTAATAAGCTAAAGCAAAGGTTATCCATGGCAAAACAGAATAATATCAGTTGAAAATGTAAATCTCCTTTGTGTTTTTACCTCTATATTTGATCtctgttatgtttttatttccgTATGTTTATCAACTTTATGTTTTTATCACCATTTTATcacctttatatttttatcaccatattttatatcctttatttttttttatctctagATTTTTATCTCActcatgtttttataaataatataaattatatcttcatgttttttttttaaactctagaTTATTATCTGCTTTatgtgccaatacttttgcacAGGACTGCATAttttatgaaatgaatgaaagcctttattgtcattgtatatctctgtatacaaCGAAATTAGGAGCACTTCTGACTGGTGTTAGAAagaacaaacataaaacatcagacaataaatagactataaagtgagtataccgtatagtataaaagtatatatgtatgtacagcaagtatacagtataaagtatatacagcaAGTGACAAAGTCATAATATTACACACtgaacattcagaacattctGAATACGTGAGCAGTGATAGTATCGTACATTAACATCTACACTGGTGTAAACAGTTTAGTATAGACACACAGAGTACAGATTAAAATGGAGTAAGTGGCCGTAGCTGAGTAAGTGACCAGAGATAGTAATTGCACATTTACATTCTACATTTAGTGCAATGAGAGTTTAGAGTCCTGATAAATAAAGTGACTAGTATTGCACACTGACATTCTACATATGATATTAAACAGCAAGTGTAGATAAAAGTAGAGATTGTTGAAATAAGTCAGTGGAGTTGGACACAGTGATCAGAGGGAGTACTGTACATTGACATTTTACGTTTAGTGCGTTTGTGAGTTTATAGTCCTGATAGCATTTGGGAAAAAACTGTCCTGAAACCGAGTGGTCCTTGTTCTTATGTTATATTCTTCTATTCTGTTCTCTTTCATTTAATACATTGTTATTTATATGAAGCATGTTGAGCTGCATcttatgtattaaaaaaatgtgctgtattCATAGTCATCTGCACATTATTACAACCCCAAATCAGGAAAAAGTTGGGACAGTatggaaaacacaaataaaaatagaaagtaGTGATTTCTAAATTTACTTTGACTTGTATTTCATTGCAGACAAGACAACAGcacattatttaatgtgttcctcatgatttttattgtttttttcttcaaaaaaacaaaattcctATTTTGGTTCTTGcaacacatttcaaaaaaaGTTGGAACAGTAAAGCATTTACCACTTTGTAATGTTGCCATTCCTTTTCACAACACTTACAAGACATTTAGGGACTGAAGACACCAAGTGAAGTGTTTCAGGTATAATTTTGTCCCATTCTTGCTGCAAACAAGTCTTAAGGTGGGCAACAGTACGGGGTCTTCGTTGTCGCATTTTGCGCTTCAAAATGCGCCACACATTCTCTATTGGAGACAGGTCGGGACTGCAGGCAGGCCAGTCAAGTACCTGTATCCTCTTCCTCCGCAGCCAGGACTTTGTAATGTCGTCCCTGGAAATGATGTCTTCTTGAAGGCAGCATATTGTGCTCCAAAATCTCTATGTACTTTTCAGCATTAATGGTGCCATCACAGAAGTGCAAGTTACCTTTACCAAGGGCACTGACACAACCCCATACCATGACAGACCCTGGCTTTTGGACTTCTTGCTGGTAACAGTCTGGATGATCCTTTTCTTCTTTGGTCCGGAGCACACGGCGTCCATTTCTCCCAAAAAATACCTGAAATACTGATTCAGCTGACCACAGTACACGTTTCCACTGTGTGATGGTCCATCCCAGATGCCTCCGAGCCCAGAGAAGTCGACGGCGCTTCTGCACACTGTTAACATAGGGCTTCCTTTTGGCACAGTACAGTTTTAACTGGCATTTGTGGATGTAACTACATATTGTGGTAAAGGTGAGAGACAAAGGTTTGCCAAAGTAGTCCTGAGCCCATGTGGTGATATTGCTTATAGATGAATGACGATTCTTGATGCAGTGCCGTCTGAGGGATCGGAGAGCACGGTTGTTCAGCTTAGGCTTGCGCCCTTGTCCTTTACGCACTGAAATTCCTCCACATTCCTTGAATCTTTTAATTATGTTATGCACTGTTGAAGGTGAAATAAGCAAATGTCTTCCTATCTTTCTTTGAGGAacactgtttttaaacatttcaataatTTTCTCACGTATTTGTTGGCAAACTGGCGATCCTCGGCCCATCTTTGCTCCTAAAGGACTAGACCTTTCTTGGATGCTGCTTTTATACCAAAGCATAATTACAATCACCTGTTGACATCAGCTGTTTCAAATCACATCATTTAACCAATTTACCTGATTACTAGCCCTAAATTGCTCCTGTTCCAACCTTTTTTGGAATGTGTTGCAGGTCTGAATGACAGGAAAGGATgtatatttacaaatgaaattaaGTTGACCagacaaaacatgaaatattttgtgttcatattgTCTGCAATGAAATACAAGTCAAAGTAAATTTAGAAATcactactttctttttttatttgtgttttccatACTGTCCCAACTTTTCCTGATTTGgggttgtattattattattattattattattattattattattattattatgattattattgatATGCAGTAGTGATTTGAAAGTTGGTTGAAAATGATTGTAATCTGTGTTGGTATCAGGTCATGATGCCCGCTCGGAGCAGTTCAGCCGGCGGGGGAATCTCaaacaataaagtaaaataCTCCAGACTAGCGGACAGCGATGAAGGTTACATCGATCTACAGGTGAGGAGGAATAGTGTTTAATTATCTTATTAATCTCTATCCACTGTGtctgtaatatgtgtgtgtgtgtgtgatgagcacAAAGAACGAGCAATCTCACAGCTATTCCCTGcactgacaataaaaaaaagagagagaaaacctgTTTTTACTTCAAACTCACTTAGAACAGAAGCCTAAAGGCAGGTTTTGAGCTCAATAATCATTTATGTGAAACATACTTTGCTGAAAATCTGACTGAATTCTTCAGTCTAAGGTGTTTGAATATAAATGAAGCTCTGAATCTGGAGAATTGGTCCTTAGAGCTGGAACTacttttacagtaaagttaGATAAAACTCCACAGTAATGGCTGTGGCATGACTTTCCCTCATGTCTGTTTCATTCTCACACGTTATAGTTTCAGTGTAATGACTTTTAGATCCTCACtctgcattcacactagcaggCGATAAATGATCATCGTTTTCTACGTACGTAAGTGACACGGAGCCGCGATTTCAGCCACAGAGCAAAGAAGCGACGTTTGAATTTAGATTCTCTCTCAATTCTCTCAATCTCTCTATTCAAAGGAGGTATGATGCACTAAAGCGACAAATTCAAGCGATTGcctcgaatgattcctcggtCTGATCCTATGGCACGTGTGGTCCgaagtttcttcagttccctgctCACAGCTTtggttcctacctgcaatttgtgactgcaaaaatggaagaaaacctTATAACCTTGGTTTCATCTTATACGACctttcattaaatgtgtgtagaggaattacgaagaaaaatacaGATTAGAAGGAATTAGCAGAGATCGTTGATGAGTATACTAACTAGTAACTTGCTAATCTAATGGGAGAGCGAAGCTAGTATGAAACTGAGCGCATCATTTCCATGCTAATCACACGTATGCTACAGATGCAGTGGATAAAAATTAGTTcaaaaatgaaatcataattattcctgtttattttctcacagTTTAAGAGAAGTCCACCTAAAGTTCCATACAAGGCCATCGCTCTGGCGACGTTCCTCTTCCTGATCGGGTCTTTACTGATCATTATCGGCTCTCTGCTCCTCACCGGGTACATTCATGTTGAGGTGAGCTAACAAAGCAAAAACCTGCAGCGTCAGCAAATACACTGAACCCTGGCTTGACTCACTGTGATACACTGTACATATGGAATAAACCTGatcataccacagcactgttgaattctcaattctgattggccagaaggtgtcgACGATTTtacttcaggacagacgagtttacgctttgcagtttcgCAGTAACATCAcaaagctgcgttttttttttttttttgtcttactaacttcaagagagagagaaagagaggctggcgagggaacgactgtttatagctgctattacataagtgagaaaaggaactcatttcacggacgttccacaacattaaatgtaactataaactgataaaaagtaagaTATGTAGTTtgtgaatgaattaaaaatgcaatatttggcaagttgctgtggattacgaggaataaaacactcagcgacgtgctgttttagaaaaaagtgggtgataacagtaactccgcttcatcacgtCATCCCGggatcgattttttttttttcccctataacACCATGactccaagtgttttactcctaaCATATAATTTGACTTTTTTGCACCCTGGTTTAGTTTCTGTGGTTCTCTGGAGGTTGTGCGGTCGTGACTAGTGCGCAATTATTAATCTACTATTAAATGTATGTGTTGTTGTCACTTGCGTCATATCACAGGTTGAACTATTGAGCctaaggggtgccaatactttaatcttagTGAACACAGAGACGTTTGAGTGGCTAAATGTCAAAGGCATGTCATTAATGCATATGGTATGTAGTGAGCATGTAGAGCGAATAGGATGATGGATAAATATGATTGATGGgaaaacttttaaattaaaaaatatagatttGTAGAtatatcaataaaaataaatcataaacttAAAGTAGATAATAAAATTGCTCCCTAAATCCGGAAAACGGAGACTTTCACCATGATTTTGACCATTTAAGaatgaatatttacatttttttttgttccctcAGAATCCGGACCGGACGATTCCAGTGCTCATCATCGGAGTGCTCGTCTTTCTTCCTGGCTTTTATCACTTGAGGATCGCCTACTACGCCTCCAGAGGTTACCGCGGCTATTCCTACGATGATATTCCAGACTTTGACGATTGATCCTGATTCGCACCGTGATGGTATTACACAAGCTGCATGACGcctttgttgcatttttttccctcgtTGTGTTTTCCTTCCTGTGGCTGAGCAGAGCAGAGGGCCAGGAAGAACACACGCCTGCTGCGTCGCTTATCTGTTATGCAGAATATACTCTTCGAAATTATActctgatatgcaaattagagtTTAGCACTACACctaaaaagccaaaagaaatgcctttgtatgtttgttttatgttttatgtatgaTGTGAAGTGTACATAGTTACAAGAAAAgtatattgtttaaaataaacgATTTTTACTatattgctgtggtttaaaaataataaatttatagtGCGGCTTGCTTTGTTTGCTTGTACTTATTACATGTAAAGTACCTATAtggttgagtgcaaaagtttgtgccccctcCCAAGAGTTTTTGAGAGAGGAAAACCTGAAAATGTACcactattttttaatttatcaaaaaaaaaaagaaatgaaatgacagtgttaaaaataaaatgtgggtgTTCTCAGATAACACAATGCAGAATCATCcgaaaaatatttctttattcattatagttattattcattatagttattcatatttattattttctactaTAGTTATTAGAAAAGAACTGATGGGAAGATGTTATTATAATTTGAATATGGagtaaattattttaactttttaactaGTAAGAATCCAAAAAAGCTGTTATTTATCttatataatatcaatatcacgATCCATTATGTCACACTTTTCTCAGATAGCGCTGTtatcatgatatattttataactttattgATCAGAAGCAGCTTATTGTTCAAATTTACTGTTACCCTTTTGTAATAAACCAATAAATtgtcaaatttattattaaaatgtattaaagttttttgaatttatttttacccTTTTCAGTTTAAAGTACTTTATCTTTGTAAACATAAACGTTTTTTCATtgtctggttttttttaaatgcaacagtAATGTCTTGCACAGCCCCGTTCCTCATTAATACACTGTTTAACCAACCTGTGAAAGCAATCTCACTCATCATGTTGAGAAATGAATTCTCTTTTCTTAATTCTCTCTTG
This is a stretch of genomic DNA from Pangasianodon hypophthalmus isolate fPanHyp1 chromosome 17, fPanHyp1.pri, whole genome shotgun sequence. It encodes these proteins:
- the tmem230a gene encoding transmembrane protein 230a; its protein translation is MMPARSSSAGGGISNNKVKYSRLADSDEGYIDLQFKRSPPKVPYKAIALATFLFLIGSLLIIIGSLLLTGYIHVENPDRTIPVLIIGVLVFLPGFYHLRIAYYASRGYRGYSYDDIPDFDD